A part of Melittangium boletus DSM 14713 genomic DNA contains:
- a CDS encoding tyrosine recombinase XerC → MSTAALSPLLEKFRVHLVDEKGASPHTVRNYFIDLVDFERYLIERMKLTLLSASHAAIRGYLGTLAVEHAPASRARKLASIKSFYKYLVRQKLLPGSPAKLVKSPKQPKKLPKVLPVDELFAILEVPSTDTVLGLRDRAILEILYGGGLRISELCGMNLLDVDHSGRIIRVMGKGSKERLCPVNAQSIRALEAYLARRGELLAEPREGQDPEAVFLNYRGGRLTPRSIARHLDAHVLACALQRKVSPHALRHSFATHLLGGGADIRSIQELLGHASLSTTQRYTHVSWEQLQAVYDAAHPRA, encoded by the coding sequence ATGAGCACCGCCGCGCTGTCGCCCCTGTTGGAGAAGTTCCGGGTCCATCTCGTGGATGAGAAGGGCGCCAGTCCCCACACCGTGCGCAACTACTTCATCGACCTGGTGGACTTCGAGCGCTACCTGATCGAGCGGATGAAGCTGACCCTGTTGTCGGCCTCGCACGCGGCCATCCGGGGCTACCTGGGCACCCTCGCGGTGGAGCACGCCCCGGCGAGCCGCGCGCGCAAGCTCGCGAGCATCAAGAGCTTCTACAAGTACCTGGTGCGGCAGAAGCTCCTGCCCGGCAGTCCGGCCAAGCTCGTGAAGAGCCCCAAGCAGCCCAAGAAGCTGCCCAAGGTGCTGCCCGTGGACGAGCTGTTCGCCATCCTCGAGGTCCCCTCGACGGACACGGTGCTGGGGCTGAGGGACCGGGCCATCCTGGAAATCCTCTATGGCGGAGGCCTGCGCATCAGCGAGCTGTGCGGCATGAACCTGCTGGACGTGGACCACTCGGGGCGGATCATCCGGGTGATGGGCAAGGGCAGCAAGGAGCGCCTGTGCCCGGTGAACGCGCAGTCCATCCGCGCGCTCGAGGCGTACCTGGCGCGCCGGGGAGAGCTGCTCGCCGAGCCACGCGAGGGGCAGGATCCGGAGGCGGTGTTCCTCAACTACCGGGGGGGCCGGCTGACGCCGCGCAGCATCGCGAGGCACCTGGACGCGCACGTGCTGGCGTGCGCGCTGCAGCGCAAGGTGAGCCCGCACGCCCTGCGCCACTCGTTCGCCACGCACCTGCTCGGGGGCGGGGCGGACATTCGCAGCATCCAGGAATTGCTCGGCCACGCGAGCCTGTCCACGACCCAGCGCTATACCCACGTGAGCTGGGAACAGCTCCAGGCCGTCTACGACGCGGCGCACCCCCGGGCGTGA
- a CDS encoding aspartate aminotransferase family protein, translated as MSSLSSLSSLKADAAPRGSASTAKNEQWIDKAKAHLLQNYKQQPIVLERGLGSRVWDADGREYLDLLSGIATCGLGHCNPEVVAAVRGQIDKLWHVSNVFYSQPQIDLAARLTAASGLQRAFFCNSGGEANEAMVKLARKVQKDRGQPGRYEVICFENSFHGRTLAMLTATGQPKYQKGFEPLPEGFTHVPYGDIDAVRKAVSERTAAILVEPIQGEGGVRQAPQGFLKALRTLCDEQGLLLLVDEIQTGMGRTGKVFAYQHEGILPDAISLAKSLGNGMPIGAMLCTEEAGKSLTPGTHGSTFGGNLIAAVAANVVARKVSEPQLLRDVAQKGEFFLGRLRDLQGRLPTVIKEVRGMGLLIGVELFQDAAPIIAKCREFGLLLNAAGEKTLRFAPAYTVSHDDLDQGVRLLERALRA; from the coding sequence ATGTCGTCCCTGTCTTCCCTGAGCTCCCTCAAGGCGGATGCCGCGCCGCGAGGCTCCGCGTCCACGGCCAAGAACGAGCAGTGGATCGACAAGGCCAAGGCGCACCTGCTGCAGAACTACAAGCAGCAGCCCATCGTTCTGGAGCGCGGGCTGGGCTCGCGCGTGTGGGACGCGGATGGGCGCGAGTACCTGGACCTGCTCAGCGGTATCGCCACGTGCGGCCTGGGCCACTGCAACCCCGAGGTGGTGGCGGCGGTGCGCGGGCAGATCGACAAGCTGTGGCACGTGTCCAACGTCTTCTACTCGCAGCCGCAGATCGACCTGGCCGCCCGGCTCACCGCCGCGTCGGGCCTGCAGCGCGCCTTCTTCTGCAACTCGGGCGGAGAGGCCAACGAGGCGATGGTCAAGCTCGCGCGCAAGGTGCAGAAGGACCGGGGCCAGCCGGGCCGCTACGAGGTCATCTGCTTCGAGAACTCGTTCCATGGCCGCACGCTGGCCATGCTCACGGCCACCGGACAGCCGAAGTACCAGAAGGGCTTCGAGCCGCTGCCCGAGGGCTTCACCCACGTGCCCTACGGCGACATCGACGCCGTGCGCAAGGCGGTGAGCGAGCGCACCGCGGCCATCCTCGTGGAGCCCATCCAGGGCGAGGGCGGCGTGCGTCAGGCGCCCCAGGGCTTCCTCAAGGCCCTGCGGACCCTGTGCGACGAGCAGGGGCTGCTGCTGCTCGTGGATGAGATCCAGACCGGCATGGGCCGCACCGGAAAGGTCTTCGCCTACCAGCACGAGGGCATCCTCCCGGACGCCATCAGCCTGGCCAAGTCGCTCGGCAATGGCATGCCCATTGGCGCCATGCTGTGCACCGAGGAGGCCGGGAAGAGCCTGACGCCGGGCACCCACGGCTCCACCTTCGGCGGCAACCTGATCGCCGCCGTCGCGGCCAATGTCGTCGCCCGAAAGGTGAGCGAGCCGCAGTTGCTGCGCGACGTGGCGCAGAAGGGCGAGTTCTTCCTCGGCCGCCTGCGCGACCTGCAGGGCCGTCTGCCCACCGTCATCAAGGAGGTGCGCGGAATGGGCCTGCTCATCGGTGTGGAGCTCTTCCAGGACGCCGCCCCCATCATCGCGAAGTGCCGCGAGTTCGGCCTGCTCCTCAACGCCGCAGGCGAGAAGACGCTGCGCTTCGCCCCGGCCTACACCGTGTCTCACGACGATCTCGATCAGGGCGTCCGCCTGCTCGAGCGCGCCCTCAGGGCCTGA
- a CDS encoding SDR family oxidoreductase: MSDTRKEARAEAGTYFITGYPGFIGKRLVEHILREEPKAHVYALVQPKHFKEAQQLATRLKGVGGTLELLTGDIVDMHLGLSGEEYQRLCARVTHIYHLAAVFYLGVPKETAWRVNVDGTRNVLELARDCEHLQRFNYFSTCHVSGDRLGVIAEDELDCGQSFRNVYEETKFHAEQRIQRAASSLPVTIFRPCSVVGDSRTGEIDRFEGPYYLGILLVTSPLVMPLPLPGNGVAPLNVVPVDYVVQAVWALSHDPRAVGRTFHLVDPNPMSARRVYERIAEQSNKKLPRFNLSARAADVMLRLPVLEKLARPQRAALGYVNHLAIYNCHNTLELLDGTGIRCPPLASYLEQLVAYVREQYRRRRESSSEVEDPLDLSPPPSAEDDTDAEPPRSR, from the coding sequence ATGAGTGACACGCGCAAGGAAGCCCGTGCCGAGGCCGGGACGTACTTCATCACCGGCTACCCGGGCTTCATCGGCAAACGGCTGGTCGAGCACATCCTCCGCGAGGAGCCCAAGGCCCACGTCTACGCCCTGGTGCAGCCCAAGCATTTCAAGGAGGCCCAGCAGCTGGCCACCCGGCTCAAGGGGGTGGGGGGCACGCTGGAGCTGCTCACCGGCGACATCGTGGACATGCACCTGGGCCTGTCCGGCGAGGAGTACCAGCGGCTGTGCGCGCGGGTGACGCACATCTACCACCTGGCCGCGGTCTTCTACCTGGGCGTGCCCAAGGAGACGGCCTGGCGCGTCAACGTGGATGGCACGCGCAACGTGCTGGAGCTGGCGCGCGACTGCGAGCACCTCCAGCGCTTCAACTACTTCTCCACCTGCCATGTGTCCGGCGACCGGCTGGGCGTCATCGCCGAGGACGAGCTGGACTGCGGCCAGTCCTTCCGCAACGTCTACGAGGAGACGAAGTTCCACGCCGAGCAGCGCATCCAACGCGCCGCCTCGAGCCTGCCCGTCACCATCTTCCGCCCGTGCAGCGTGGTGGGCGACTCGCGCACCGGGGAGATCGACCGCTTCGAGGGCCCCTACTACCTGGGCATCCTCCTGGTGACGAGTCCGCTCGTCATGCCCCTGCCCCTGCCCGGCAACGGCGTGGCCCCGCTCAACGTGGTGCCCGTGGACTACGTGGTGCAGGCCGTCTGGGCGCTGTCGCATGATCCTCGCGCCGTGGGCCGCACCTTCCACCTGGTGGACCCCAACCCCATGAGCGCCCGCCGCGTCTACGAGCGCATCGCCGAGCAGTCGAACAAGAAGCTGCCCCGCTTCAACCTCTCGGCCCGGGCCGCGGATGTGATGCTGCGCCTGCCCGTGCTGGAGAAGCTCGCCCGGCCCCAGCGCGCCGCGCTCGGCTACGTCAACCACCTGGCCATCTACAACTGCCACAACACCCTGGAGCTGTTGGACGGCACCGGCATCCGTTGCCCTCCCCTCGCCTCCTACCTGGAGCAGCTCGTGGCCTACGTGCGCGAGCAGTACCGCCGGCGCCGCGAGAGCTCCTCCGAGGTGGAGGATCCCCTCGATCTGAGTCCCCCGCCCTCCGCCGAGGACGACACCGACGCCGAGCCCCCGCGGAGCCGCTGA
- a CDS encoding gliding motility protein encodes MSRRMLWTGALVALAVVGCKRSEEGKARAAGSGSRAAAAVGGVGVLLAEGAAEDLRLSADGRFASYLRKTRKPTVEGIPPQMRLGELYVVPVEGGLARKLGDGVTNVPGGLLFTPDSKHVLFLTGYNLANQSGVLHALALTEPTAEPQRIGEAVTYFVPSPDGTHLAFVDGGVLKLGPLPTGPFRQVGGEVSTAGFSPDGKTLFFKRKLVAAGSLLAVAVEAPAGDKAAEPRALGDQVGDYVVSPDSHFVAYQSRGSASTYDLYVAEAPEWTGKKVATGTTAFAFSPDSKWLARNDGGKPEQLGDLVVGPASGILGRKVGEGVKELAFSPDSQALGFLAKYDQPAGAGLMGVVTLPDGEPKLVGSRVPNFTWGADGKHVAFLSRFLKPVYSVDLMLYTVGSEEKARKAQAGVFGYGFAPENAALVFRAGCTREGRACDFKALPLAPAPEAAPLTWLQGIYSYKISKDGGRVLATSARMDSDAFDVAVYDVKTQARKTLDQGAQLPVYFAGPNDSLAVYVLKGASAGVYVAPARL; translated from the coding sequence ATGAGCCGACGAATGTTGTGGACGGGAGCGCTGGTGGCGCTCGCCGTGGTGGGCTGCAAGCGGAGCGAGGAGGGCAAGGCGCGGGCAGCGGGCTCGGGCTCGCGGGCCGCGGCGGCCGTGGGCGGAGTGGGGGTGCTGCTCGCGGAGGGCGCGGCCGAGGATCTGCGGCTGTCGGCGGACGGGCGCTTCGCCTCGTACTTGAGGAAGACGCGCAAGCCGACGGTGGAGGGCATTCCGCCGCAGATGCGCCTGGGCGAGCTGTACGTGGTGCCGGTGGAAGGAGGCCTGGCCCGCAAGCTGGGGGATGGGGTGACGAACGTGCCCGGCGGGTTGCTCTTCACGCCGGACTCCAAGCACGTGCTGTTCCTCACCGGGTACAACCTGGCCAACCAGTCCGGGGTGTTGCACGCGCTCGCGTTGACGGAGCCCACGGCCGAGCCCCAGCGCATCGGCGAGGCGGTGACGTACTTCGTGCCGAGCCCGGACGGGACGCACTTGGCCTTCGTGGATGGGGGCGTGCTCAAGCTGGGGCCTCTGCCCACGGGACCCTTCCGGCAGGTGGGCGGCGAGGTGTCCACGGCGGGCTTCTCCCCGGACGGCAAGACGCTCTTCTTCAAGCGCAAGCTGGTGGCGGCGGGCAGCCTGCTGGCGGTGGCGGTGGAGGCCCCGGCGGGCGACAAGGCCGCCGAGCCGCGCGCGCTGGGTGACCAGGTGGGCGACTACGTGGTGTCCCCGGACTCCCACTTCGTGGCCTACCAGTCGCGCGGCAGCGCGAGCACGTATGACCTGTATGTCGCCGAGGCCCCGGAGTGGACGGGCAAGAAGGTGGCCACGGGGACGACGGCGTTCGCCTTCTCGCCGGACTCGAAGTGGCTGGCGCGCAACGATGGGGGCAAGCCCGAGCAGCTGGGCGACCTGGTCGTGGGACCGGCCTCGGGCATCCTCGGGCGCAAGGTGGGCGAGGGCGTGAAGGAGCTGGCCTTCTCGCCGGACTCCCAGGCGCTGGGCTTCCTGGCGAAGTACGACCAGCCCGCGGGCGCGGGGCTGATGGGCGTGGTGACGTTGCCCGACGGCGAGCCGAAGCTCGTGGGCAGCCGCGTGCCCAACTTCACCTGGGGCGCGGACGGCAAGCACGTGGCCTTCCTGTCGCGCTTCCTCAAGCCCGTCTACTCGGTGGACCTGATGCTCTACACCGTGGGCTCCGAGGAGAAGGCGCGCAAGGCGCAGGCGGGGGTGTTCGGCTATGGCTTCGCCCCGGAGAACGCGGCGCTCGTCTTCCGCGCGGGCTGCACGCGCGAGGGCCGCGCCTGTGACTTCAAGGCGCTGCCCCTGGCCCCGGCCCCCGAGGCCGCGCCGCTCACGTGGCTGCAGGGCATCTACAGCTACAAGATCTCCAAGGACGGAGGGCGCGTGCTGGCCACCTCGGCGCGCATGGACTCGGACGCCTTCGACGTGGCCGTCTATGACGTGAAGACGCAGGCCCGCAAGACGCTCGATCAGGGTGCCCAGCTGCCCGTGTACTTCGCCGGTCCGAACGACTCGCTCGCGGTGTACGTGCTCAAGGGCGCGAGCGCGGGCGTGTACGTGGCGCCCGCCCGGCTGTGA
- the coaE gene encoding dephospho-CoA kinase (Dephospho-CoA kinase (CoaE) performs the final step in coenzyme A biosynthesis.) — protein sequence MKIYGLTGGIASGKSTASRMFREQGAEVLDADVLAREVVEPGTPGLAAVAKRFPGVVGPDGQLDRAKLGTRIFGDPAERAALNALLHPLIRERFLQRTQALAESGVKRLLYDVPLLIESGLHETMEGVVLVWVPRDIQRQRLMRRDGLSEEAAEARLAAQLPLDGKRAHAHWVVDNSGSPESTREQVHAVWTELLARS from the coding sequence GTGAAGATCTACGGACTGACGGGCGGCATCGCCTCGGGCAAGAGCACCGCGAGCCGGATGTTCCGCGAGCAGGGCGCCGAGGTGCTGGACGCGGACGTGCTCGCGCGCGAGGTGGTGGAGCCGGGCACGCCCGGGCTCGCGGCGGTGGCGAAGCGCTTTCCCGGCGTGGTGGGGCCCGATGGCCAGCTGGACCGGGCGAAGCTGGGCACGCGCATCTTCGGGGACCCGGCCGAGCGCGCCGCGCTCAACGCGCTGCTCCATCCGCTCATCCGCGAGCGCTTCCTGCAACGCACCCAGGCGCTCGCCGAGTCGGGGGTGAAGCGCCTCCTCTATGACGTGCCCCTGCTCATCGAGAGCGGGCTGCACGAGACGATGGAGGGGGTGGTGCTGGTGTGGGTGCCCCGGGACATCCAGCGACAGCGGCTGATGCGGCGCGATGGCCTGTCCGAGGAGGCCGCGGAGGCGAGGCTCGCCGCCCAGTTGCCGCTGGACGGCAAGCGCGCGCACGCCCACTGGGTGGTGGACAACTCGGGAAGCCCGGAGTCCACCCGTGAGCAGGTGCACGCCGTGTGGACAGAGCTGCTCGCGCGAAGCTAG
- the hslV gene encoding ATP-dependent protease subunit HslV has product MFHGTTILCVRRESKVVIAGDGQVSLDKTIMKNTAKKVRRIGDGSVLAGFAGSTADAFTLFERFEARLKEHQKNLARACVELGKDWRTDRFLRRLEALLIVADREKTFILSGAGDVIEPDHGIAAVGSGGSFALSAARALMAHTQLSAREVATHSMQIAADICVYTNSNITYEEL; this is encoded by the coding sequence ATGTTCCATGGCACCACCATCCTCTGTGTGCGCCGCGAGTCGAAGGTCGTCATCGCGGGCGACGGTCAGGTCAGTCTCGACAAGACCATCATGAAGAACACGGCGAAGAAGGTCCGCCGCATCGGCGACGGCTCCGTGCTCGCCGGTTTCGCGGGCAGCACCGCCGACGCCTTCACGCTCTTCGAGCGCTTCGAGGCCCGGCTCAAGGAGCACCAGAAGAACCTTGCCCGCGCGTGCGTGGAGCTGGGCAAGGACTGGCGCACCGACCGCTTCCTGCGCCGCCTGGAGGCGCTGCTCATCGTGGCCGACCGCGAGAAGACGTTCATCCTCTCCGGCGCGGGTGACGTCATCGAGCCGGACCACGGCATCGCCGCCGTGGGCAGCGGGGGCTCCTTCGCGTTGTCCGCCGCGCGGGCCCTCATGGCCCACACCCAGCTGTCCGCGCGCGAGGTGGCCACCCACTCCATGCAGATCGCCGCCGACATCTGCGTCTACACCAACTCCAACATCACCTACGAAGAGCTCTGA
- a CDS encoding DUF2378 family protein, with product MPSLTNQECVQRMGLAPDSATVRGLIFNAVFKLVKQHHGDAAANDLRSLISKKPLVDFFSYPARDFLQVLFKAAEQLSPQYGSREAAIRACGAAAVGGFFDSGVGRTLTSIIGKGDPKRLFSNAPTAYSTTVSYGRRECTVLGERKLCLRFTGDMQPVEFHQGLLEAALRGVGCQGRVEVRRLGLDEADYLIEW from the coding sequence ATGCCATCGCTTACCAACCAGGAATGTGTGCAGCGGATGGGGCTCGCTCCGGATTCGGCAACGGTAAGGGGTCTCATCTTCAACGCGGTCTTCAAGCTGGTGAAGCAGCACCACGGCGATGCCGCCGCCAATGACTTGCGCTCCCTCATCTCGAAGAAGCCGCTGGTGGACTTCTTCTCCTACCCCGCTCGCGACTTCCTCCAGGTGCTCTTCAAGGCGGCCGAGCAACTCTCGCCTCAATACGGTTCGAGAGAAGCGGCCATCCGGGCCTGTGGCGCGGCGGCGGTCGGAGGCTTCTTCGACTCCGGCGTGGGCCGGACGCTGACCAGCATCATCGGCAAGGGAGACCCCAAGCGGCTCTTCTCCAACGCGCCCACGGCCTACTCCACCACCGTGAGCTACGGCCGGCGCGAGTGCACGGTGCTCGGTGAGCGCAAGCTGTGCCTGCGCTTCACCGGCGACATGCAGCCGGTGGAGTTCCACCAGGGCCTGCTGGAGGCGGCGCTCCGGGGCGTGGGCTGCCAGGGCCGCGTGGAAGTGCGCCGGTTGGGACTCGACGAGGCGGACTACCTCATCGAGTGGTGA
- a CDS encoding class I SAM-dependent methyltransferase: MENSERIANPPTPEDAARLGTLLLEVWRAGSTPDSPGLARASPEQERFRAEAGPFFWKSAVLRRCWEKPRGYAGDFLMMEALYRREPEGETHLERWMDTWALELPGFQAVRNRRDQLSALLREEHARGARRVMNVASGSAPELVAVACDISFDGVTLMDQDQGALDSALGHFTRVGALPATRHEALRLWCGSVLELLRNRSELVPASQDFIYSIGLYDYLTERFARRLTTKLWDGLAPGGRLVLGNFNSRNPMHFFTESALDWYLIYREPEELLRLLDGLPGVRSTEVWTEDTGCLHLLVARKEG; encoded by the coding sequence TTGGAAAATTCCGAACGGATCGCAAACCCTCCCACGCCCGAGGACGCGGCGCGGCTCGGCACGCTGTTGCTCGAGGTCTGGCGCGCGGGGAGCACGCCGGACTCACCGGGCCTCGCGCGTGCCTCGCCGGAGCAGGAACGCTTCCGGGCCGAGGCCGGTCCTTTCTTCTGGAAGAGCGCGGTGCTGCGACGCTGCTGGGAGAAGCCCCGGGGCTACGCGGGAGACTTCCTGATGATGGAAGCCCTCTACCGGCGCGAGCCCGAGGGCGAGACGCACCTCGAGCGCTGGATGGACACGTGGGCGCTGGAGCTGCCGGGCTTCCAGGCGGTGCGCAATCGCCGGGATCAACTGAGCGCGCTGCTGCGCGAGGAGCACGCGCGCGGAGCCCGCCGGGTGATGAACGTGGCGTCCGGCTCGGCGCCCGAGCTCGTCGCGGTGGCGTGTGACATCTCCTTCGATGGCGTGACGCTGATGGACCAGGATCAGGGCGCGCTGGACTCGGCGCTCGGCCACTTCACGCGCGTGGGCGCGCTGCCCGCCACCCGGCACGAGGCCCTGCGGCTGTGGTGTGGCTCGGTGCTGGAGTTGCTGCGCAACCGCAGCGAGCTCGTCCCCGCCTCCCAGGACTTCATCTACTCCATCGGCCTCTATGACTACCTGACGGAGCGCTTCGCGCGGCGGCTCACCACGAAGCTCTGGGACGGACTGGCCCCGGGTGGCCGTCTGGTGCTGGGCAACTTCAACAGCCGCAACCCCATGCACTTCTTCACCGAGAGCGCGCTGGACTGGTATCTCATCTACCGGGAGCCGGAAGAACTCCTGCGGTTGCTGGATGGGCTGCCCGGCGTGCGCTCCACGGAGGTGTGGACCGAGGACACCGGGTGCCTGCACCTCCTGGTGGCGCGCAAGGAGGGGTAG
- the hslU gene encoding ATP-dependent protease ATPase subunit HslU → MSNPRKIPAFTPREVVGELDRYIVGQNAAKRAVAIALRNRWRRQQVSDDLRDEIHPKNIIMIGPTGVGKTEIARRLAKLAQAPFVKVEASKFTEVGYVGRDVESMVRDLVESSIALVRDEELEKVRERALELAEDRLAQILSGNGPAARPSGGMGFMAPPPPPPAVPRLGDADREKLRARLRAGTLDDQEVEVETAEGGSPTFMRNFSGQGMEEIGVNLQDLFKNMPGMNRSRRRKVRAPEALKLMEQEESARLVDTDRVNREAIVRAETSGIIFIDEIDKIASREGGGKGGPDVSREGVQRDILPIVEGSTVNTKYGQVKTDHMLFIAAGAFHVSKPSDLIPELQGRFPIRVELEPLSGEDLVRILREPRNSLLRQYTALLDTEGVRLDFSDDAVAEIARIAQDVNERTENIGARRLHTVLERLLDEVSFTASEQGPKTLRIDAVYVRERLASVVQDEDLSRYIL, encoded by the coding sequence GTGAGCAACCCACGCAAGATCCCCGCCTTCACGCCTCGCGAAGTGGTGGGCGAGCTGGACCGCTACATCGTTGGCCAGAACGCCGCCAAGCGCGCCGTGGCCATCGCCCTGCGCAACCGCTGGCGCCGCCAGCAGGTCTCCGATGACCTGCGTGACGAAATCCACCCCAAGAACATCATCATGATCGGCCCCACGGGCGTGGGGAAGACGGAGATCGCCCGGCGGCTCGCGAAGCTCGCCCAGGCCCCCTTCGTCAAGGTGGAGGCCTCCAAGTTCACCGAGGTGGGTTACGTGGGCCGCGACGTCGAGTCCATGGTGCGCGACCTCGTGGAGTCCTCCATCGCGCTCGTGCGCGACGAGGAGCTGGAGAAGGTCCGCGAGCGCGCCCTCGAGCTCGCCGAGGACCGGCTCGCGCAGATCCTGTCAGGCAATGGCCCCGCCGCGCGTCCGTCAGGAGGCATGGGCTTCATGGCTCCTCCGCCGCCTCCTCCCGCCGTGCCCCGGCTTGGCGACGCCGATCGCGAGAAGCTGCGCGCCCGCCTGCGCGCCGGCACGCTCGATGATCAAGAGGTGGAGGTGGAGACGGCCGAGGGCGGCTCGCCCACCTTCATGCGCAACTTCTCCGGCCAGGGCATGGAGGAGATCGGCGTGAACCTGCAGGATCTCTTCAAGAACATGCCGGGCATGAACCGCTCGCGGCGGCGCAAGGTGCGCGCCCCCGAGGCCCTCAAGCTCATGGAGCAGGAGGAGTCCGCGCGGCTGGTGGACACCGATCGCGTCAACCGCGAGGCCATCGTCCGCGCGGAGACGAGCGGCATCATCTTCATCGACGAGATCGACAAGATCGCCAGCCGCGAGGGCGGGGGGAAGGGTGGCCCGGACGTGTCGCGCGAGGGCGTGCAGCGCGACATCCTGCCCATCGTCGAGGGCTCCACCGTCAACACCAAGTACGGCCAGGTGAAGACGGACCACATGCTCTTCATCGCCGCGGGCGCCTTCCACGTCTCCAAGCCGAGCGACCTCATCCCGGAGCTCCAGGGCCGCTTCCCCATCCGCGTGGAGCTCGAGCCGCTCAGCGGCGAGGACCTGGTGCGCATCCTGCGCGAGCCCCGAAATTCGCTCCTGCGTCAATACACCGCCCTGCTGGATACGGAGGGAGTGCGCCTGGATTTTTCCGATGATGCCGTCGCGGAGATCGCCCGCATCGCCCAGGACGTCAATGAGCGGACGGAAAACATCGGGGCCAGACGCTTGCACACGGTGCTCGAACGATTGCTCGACGAGGTATCATTCACGGCAAGTGAGCAGGGACCGAAGACCCTGCGCATCGATGCGGTCTACGTACGCGAGCGGCTCGCGTCCGTGGTGCAGGACGAAGATCTCTCGCGTTACATCCTCTAG
- a CDS encoding PilZ domain-containing protein produces MISQSGPERRRHPRHRVRLRIQFLRGESEVAGEIFNISRSGCLLVTPVTMRVGEQFTVHLPTIGGHTQVIQVVRVRPVGMWYVVAVNFEPQLLDESVLLQLASQDPGPQEEPEQLF; encoded by the coding sequence TTGATCAGCCAGAGCGGTCCCGAGCGGCGTCGCCATCCCCGTCACCGGGTGCGGCTGCGCATCCAATTCCTGCGGGGCGAGAGCGAGGTCGCGGGAGAGATCTTCAACATCTCCCGCTCCGGGTGCCTGCTCGTCACCCCCGTGACGATGCGCGTGGGCGAGCAGTTCACCGTCCACCTGCCCACCATCGGAGGGCATACCCAGGTCATCCAGGTGGTGCGCGTCCGCCCGGTGGGCATGTGGTACGTCGTGGCCGTCAACTTCGAGCCCCAGCTGCTCGACGAATCCGTCCTGCTCCAGCTCGCCAGCCAGGACCCGGGCCCCCAGGAAGAGCCCGAACAACTCTTCTGA
- a CDS encoding cytochrome c3 family protein, with product MRAHGPSLLSLVFALGLCGAAGAADLLGPESCKGCHPAAYDAWMQSKHARAGDSLSPAQQKDARCLSCHAPDQASQGVSHVTCETCHGAGQYYSPSYVMKDAELARLVGLVDPSEKACRTCHDASSPSLKPFNFVESLKAIDHWSAERAGNKNPRAESPPPEASKKK from the coding sequence ATGCGTGCTCACGGTCCCTCGCTCCTGTCCCTCGTGTTCGCCCTCGGCCTGTGCGGTGCCGCCGGGGCGGCGGATCTCCTCGGCCCGGAGAGCTGCAAGGGCTGCCACCCGGCGGCTTATGACGCCTGGATGCAGTCCAAGCATGCGCGGGCCGGCGATTCGCTCAGCCCGGCCCAGCAGAAGGACGCCCGCTGCCTGTCCTGCCATGCGCCGGACCAGGCCTCCCAGGGCGTGTCGCATGTCACGTGCGAGACGTGCCACGGCGCCGGTCAGTACTACTCGCCTTCCTACGTGATGAAGGACGCGGAGCTGGCGCGGCTGGTGGGCCTCGTGGACCCCTCGGAGAAGGCGTGCCGCACCTGCCACGACGCTTCTTCTCCGTCGCTCAAGCCCTTCAACTTCGTCGAGTCCCTCAAGGCCATCGACCACTGGTCCGCCGAGCGGGCCGGCAACAAGAACCCTCGCGCGGAGAGTCCCCCGCCCGAGGCCTCCAAGAAGAAATAG